The following are encoded together in the Monodelphis domestica isolate mMonDom1 chromosome 5, mMonDom1.pri, whole genome shotgun sequence genome:
- the CX3CR1 gene encoding CX3C chemokine receptor 1 has protein sequence MTETILKATTLDYYEGITFGCDQKDILDFGMMFLPSFYSLVFTVGLVGNLLVIFALTNSSKHKSITDIYLFNLALSDLLFVTTLPFWSHYLLHEEGFNNALCKLITAFYFIGYYSGIFFITIISIDRYVAIVLAANSLNSRTVQHGVVVSLGVWAAAILVATPQFMFTEKVDKECLSNYPDSLQHIWPILKNVEINSIGFVIPLLIMCFCYFGIIRTIFSCKNHRKTRTIKLISVVVGVFFLFWTPYNVMIFVDTLKFYGFFESCEVKNNLRLVINVTETFAFVHCCLNPFIYAFAGEKFRKYLHHLYRKCLSILCGHDAHTQLLPPVAHRRESTFISSSITNYTSDESILL, from the coding sequence atgactgaaacaattctTAAAGCAACAACCCTAGACTATTATGAAGGCATTACCTTTGGCTGTGATCAGAAGGATATCTTAGATTTTGGGATGATGTTCTTACCTAGTTTTTACTCCCTCGTCTTCACCGTGGGCCTGGTGGGCAACCTGCTGGTCATCTTTGCCCTTACAAACAGCAGCAAACATAAAAGCATCACGGACATTTATCTCTTCAACCTGGCTTTATCTGACCTTCTCTTTGTCACAACTCTTCCCTTTTGGTCCCACTATCTGCTCCACGAGGAAGGCTTCAACAATGCCTTATGCAAGCTCATCACTGCCTTCTACTTCATCGGTTACTATAGTGGCATCTTCTTTATCACCATCATAAGCATTGACAGATATGTGGCGATAGTCCTGGCGGCCAATTCCCTCAATAGCAGGACAGTCCAACATGGCGTTGTAGTCAGTCTTGGTGTCTGGGCAGCGGCCATCCTTGTTGCAACCCCCCAGTTCATGTTCACTGAAAAAGTAGACAAGGAATGTCTGAGTAATTACCCTGATAGTCTCCAGCATATCTGGCCAATCCTCAAGAACGTGGAAATTAATTCCATTGGCTTTGTGATCCCACTTCTCATCATGTGCTTCTGTTACTTTGGGATCATCAGGACCATATTTTCTTGCAAAAACCACAGAAAGACAAGGACAATAAAGCTGATCTCGGTGGTAGTTGgtgtctttttcctcttctggaCACCTTACAATGTCATGATCTTTGTGGACACACTCAAATTCTATGGCTTCTTTGAAAGTTGTGAGGTAAAAAATAACCTGAGGCTTGTCATAAATGTGACAGAAACATTCGCCTTCGTCCACTGCTGCCTCAATCCCTTTATCTATGCTTTTGCTGGTGAAAAATTCAGGAAATACCTTCACCACCTGTACAGGAAATGCCTGTCCATCCTGTGTGGCCATGATGCTCACACTCAGCTTCTCCCACCTGTTGCTCACAGGCGAGAAAGTACTTTCATAAGCAGCAGCATTACCAACTATACAAGTGATGAGTCTATCCTTCTCTGA